The following proteins are encoded in a genomic region of Gammaproteobacteria bacterium:
- the dnaX gene encoding DNA polymerase III subunit gamma/tau: MSYQALARKWRPRVFEDVVGQAHVVTALANALESQRLHHAFLFSGTRGVGKTTIARILAKCLNCERGVTAHPCGECAACREIDEGRFVDLIEVDAASKTKVEDTRDLLENVPYAPTRGRYKVYLIDEVHMLSAHSFNALLKTLEEPPPHVKFLLATTDPQRLPATVLSRCLQFSLKRLGAGRIAAHLGRVAAAEGVSAEPAALEALGAAADGSVRDGLSLLDQAIAFGGGTVREAAVREMLGTLDRGALLALAEALAAGDPGEVLRRAGDLAEGAPDLEEVLVRLAALLHQVALTQLLGEAPAGGEDPARVAALAGALAPGDVQLWYQFALLGRRDLPLAPDPKTALEMTVLRMLAFRPEGAPQAAPAPREVPGAARPRPAPEGPAAAAARTGKGAGPVAGAPQAPPPAARGESNGEDPMDWPALVAALPLQGMARELAMNSVLLGREEDRLRLRVDAAHAQMRGAGRESQLERALSTHLGRAMRLSIEVGPLDGAESPTQRARRELAERRGVAARVLDRDPTVKHLRDAFSASVIEESVRAGGETDGET; this comes from the coding sequence ATGAGTTACCAGGCACTGGCCCGCAAGTGGCGCCCGCGCGTCTTCGAGGACGTGGTCGGTCAGGCTCACGTGGTGACCGCGCTCGCGAACGCGCTCGAGAGCCAGCGCCTGCACCACGCCTTCCTGTTCAGCGGCACGCGGGGCGTCGGCAAGACGACCATCGCCCGGATCCTGGCCAAGTGCCTGAACTGCGAGCGGGGGGTGACCGCACACCCGTGCGGCGAGTGTGCGGCGTGCCGCGAGATCGACGAGGGCCGGTTCGTGGACCTCATCGAGGTGGACGCCGCGTCCAAGACCAAGGTCGAGGACACCCGTGACCTGCTCGAGAACGTCCCGTACGCCCCGACCCGGGGCCGCTACAAGGTGTACCTCATCGACGAGGTGCACATGCTCTCGGCCCACAGCTTCAACGCGCTGCTGAAGACCCTCGAGGAGCCACCGCCCCACGTCAAGTTCCTGCTCGCGACCACCGATCCCCAGCGCCTGCCTGCGACGGTCCTCTCTCGCTGCCTGCAGTTCAGCCTGAAGCGCCTCGGGGCGGGCCGGATCGCGGCTCATCTGGGGCGGGTGGCGGCTGCGGAGGGGGTGTCCGCCGAGCCTGCCGCGCTCGAGGCCCTCGGGGCCGCGGCCGACGGCAGCGTGCGCGACGGCCTCAGCCTCCTCGACCAGGCCATCGCGTTCGGCGGCGGAACCGTGCGCGAGGCTGCGGTCCGGGAGATGCTGGGGACGCTCGACCGCGGGGCGCTCCTTGCCCTGGCGGAGGCGCTGGCGGCCGGAGACCCCGGGGAGGTCCTGAGAAGGGCGGGGGACCTCGCCGAAGGCGCGCCCGACCTCGAGGAGGTCCTGGTGCGGCTGGCGGCGTTGCTGCACCAGGTGGCACTCACGCAGTTGCTCGGTGAGGCCCCGGCAGGAGGCGAGGACCCCGCTCGGGTGGCTGCCCTGGCGGGCGCGCTGGCTCCGGGCGATGTGCAGCTCTGGTATCAGTTCGCGCTGCTCGGGCGCCGGGACCTGCCCCTGGCACCGGACCCGAAGACCGCGCTCGAGATGACCGTCCTGCGGATGCTGGCCTTCCGGCCGGAGGGAGCGCCGCAGGCTGCGCCGGCGCCGCGGGAAGTTCCGGGTGCGGCACGGCCGCGGCCTGCCCCGGAGGGTCCCGCGGCCGCCGCGGCACGGACGGGAAAGGGCGCCGGGCCGGTCGCCGGGGCCCCGCAGGCCCCGCCCCCTGCCGCGAGAGGCGAGTCGAACGGCGAGGATCCCATGGACTGGCCGGCGTTGGTCGCCGCGCTGCCCCTCCAGGGCATGGCCCGGGAGCTCGCCATGAACAGCGTCCTGCTGGGGCGGGAGGAGGACCGGCTGCGCCTGCGCGTGGACGCAGCCCACGCCCAGATGCGCGGGGCGGGGCGCGAGAGTCAGCTGGAGCGGGCGCTCTCCACGCATCTCGGGAGGGCCATGCGGCTGTCCATCGAAGTCGGCCCGCTCGACGGGGCGGAGAGCCCGACGCAGCGGGCGAGGCGGGAGCTCGCCGAGCGGCGCGGGGTGGCGGCCAGGGTCCTCGACCGGGACCCCACGGTGAAGCACCTGCGCGACGCGTTCTCTGCGTCGGTGATCGAGGAATCGGTGCGGGCCGGCGGGGAGACCGACGGTGAAACGTGA
- a CDS encoding YbaB/EbfC family nucleoid-associated protein, with product MKGGLGNIMKQAQQLQANLQKAQEELATIEVTGESGAGLVRVVMNGRHDVRRVTIDPSLLGEDREMLEDLVAAAVNDAVRKVERTTQERMAGLTSGLGLPAGMKLPF from the coding sequence ATGAAGGGTGGCTTGGGCAACATCATGAAGCAGGCGCAGCAACTCCAGGCCAATCTGCAGAAGGCCCAGGAGGAGCTCGCCACCATCGAGGTGACCGGCGAGTCCGGTGCGGGGCTCGTGCGGGTGGTCATGAACGGGCGCCACGACGTGCGGCGCGTGACCATCGACCCGAGCCTGCTCGGTGAGGACCGGGAGATGCTGGAGGACCTGGTGGCCGCGGCGGTGAACGACGCGGTCCGCAAGGTCGAGCGGACGACCCAGGAGCGGATGGCGGGGCTCACGAGCGGTCTCGGCCTGCCCGCGGGCATGAAGCTCCCCTTCTGA
- the recR gene encoding recombination protein RecR encodes MAGTGSRLLDQLMDALRCLPGVGPRSAQRIAYHLLQRDRAGGRRLAGVLDEAMVRIGHCSRCRTYTEGDLCATCASSHRDAGLLCVVESPADVVALEQATDYRGQYFVLLGHLSPIDGVGPVDLGLDALDARLAQGGVRELVLATNPTVEGEATAHYIAELARERGVRATRIAHGVPVGGELEFVDSGTLAHAFLGRREV; translated from the coding sequence ATGGCCGGCACCGGCAGCCGGTTGCTGGACCAGTTGATGGACGCCCTGCGCTGCCTGCCGGGCGTGGGTCCGCGGTCGGCGCAGCGCATCGCCTACCACCTCCTGCAGCGCGACCGGGCAGGGGGGAGGAGACTCGCCGGCGTCCTCGACGAGGCCATGGTCCGGATCGGCCACTGCAGCCGCTGCCGGACCTACACCGAGGGTGATCTCTGCGCGACCTGCGCGAGCTCGCACCGGGACGCGGGCCTGCTCTGCGTGGTCGAGAGCCCGGCCGACGTGGTCGCGCTGGAGCAGGCGACCGACTACCGCGGCCAGTACTTCGTCCTGCTCGGTCACCTGTCGCCCATCGATGGCGTGGGTCCCGTCGACCTGGGTCTCGACGCCCTGGATGCCCGCCTGGCGCAAGGCGGGGTGCGCGAGCTGGTCCTGGCCACCAACCCCACCGTCGAGGGCGAGGCAACCGCCCACTACATCGCGGAGTTGGCGCGCGAGCGCGGGGTGCGGGCGACGCGCATCGCTCACGGCGTGCCCGTCGGCGGGGAGCTCGAGTTCGTCGACAGCGGAACCCTCGCCCACGCCTTCCTGGGACGCCGGGAGGTCTGA
- the orn gene encoding oligoribonuclease: MARDAGSLIWIDLEMTGLDPARDRIIEVATVVTDAALRVIGEGPVLAVHQPEGVLAEMDEWNVQQHGRSGLLDRVRRSSLREADAERLTVDFLTAHVPPGRSPMCGNSVCQDRRFLARWMPALERHFHYRAVDVSTLKELALRWRPELAAALTKQSSHRAADDIRESIRELAFYRDHFLRLS, from the coding sequence ATGGCACGGGACGCGGGCAGCCTGATCTGGATCGACCTCGAGATGACCGGGCTCGACCCCGCGCGGGACCGGATCATCGAGGTGGCCACGGTGGTGACCGACGCTGCGCTGCGCGTCATCGGCGAGGGCCCCGTGCTGGCCGTGCACCAGCCGGAAGGCGTGCTTGCGGAGATGGACGAGTGGAACGTCCAGCAGCACGGGCGGTCGGGTCTGCTGGACCGCGTCCGGCGGAGCTCCCTGCGCGAGGCCGACGCCGAGCGCCTGACGGTCGACTTCCTCACGGCCCACGTGCCCCCCGGCCGCTCGCCCATGTGTGGCAACAGCGTGTGTCAGGACCGCCGGTTCCTCGCCCGGTGGATGCCGGCGCTCGAGCGCCACTTCCACTATCGGGCGGTGGACGTCAGCACGCTCAAGGAGCTGGCCCTGCGCTGGCGCCCGGAGCTCGCCGCCGCCCTGACGAAGCAATCGAGCCACCGGGCCGCCGACGATATCCGCGAGTCGATCCGGGAGCTCGCCTTCTACCGGGACCACTTCCTGCGCCTGAGCTGA
- a CDS encoding NAD(P)H-hydrate dehydratase, which produces MPSGLYRAAQVRGFDRAAIEGLGIPGATLMARAGEAAFRALRARWPEARAVAVVCGAGNNGGDGYVVARLAREAGLVARAVAVSDPARLRGDAAGAAEGARAAGVPLEPFRADALRGADVLVDALLGTGLDRPLEGEWAVAVQAIRSAGRPTLALDIPSGLHADTGQVLGAAVRASVTVTFLALKPGLFTGAGPAYCGRVVFHDLGVPRSVLEGEEPAALRLDGEALRRVWLAPRRRDAHKGRFGHVLVVGGDHGYGGAARLAGEAAARCGAGLVTVATRPEHVGAMIAARPELMARGVERASDLAPLLARATVVALGPGLGQGSWGRELAAAALGCGLPQVVDADALSMAPQGTTLASPRVLTPHPGEAARMLGISTAQVQDDRLVAAASLRERFGAVVVLKGNGTVVDDGQGPPAICTQGNPGMATGGMGDLLTGVVAGLLAQGVPAGAAARLGAWLHAEAADAAARGGERGLLPSDLFGHLTSLVNPHRPGSDGGP; this is translated from the coding sequence ATGCCCTCGGGCCTGTACCGGGCGGCGCAGGTGCGGGGGTTCGACCGCGCGGCCATCGAGGGGCTCGGGATCCCGGGGGCCACCCTGATGGCGCGGGCCGGGGAGGCCGCCTTCCGCGCGCTGCGGGCCCGCTGGCCGGAGGCCCGCGCGGTGGCGGTCGTCTGCGGTGCGGGCAACAACGGGGGCGATGGGTACGTCGTGGCCCGGCTGGCCCGCGAGGCCGGCCTGGTGGCCCGCGCGGTGGCGGTCTCGGACCCCGCCAGGCTCCGGGGGGATGCCGCCGGGGCGGCTGAGGGGGCCCGCGCGGCCGGGGTCCCGCTGGAGCCCTTTCGGGCCGATGCGCTGCGCGGCGCCGACGTCCTGGTCGACGCCCTCCTGGGAACGGGGCTCGACCGTCCCCTGGAGGGGGAGTGGGCGGTCGCCGTGCAGGCGATCCGGTCGGCGGGCCGGCCGACGCTGGCCCTGGACATCCCCTCGGGGCTCCACGCGGACACGGGGCAAGTGCTCGGCGCGGCGGTGCGTGCCTCGGTCACGGTCACGTTCCTCGCGCTCAAGCCCGGGCTCTTCACCGGTGCGGGTCCGGCCTACTGCGGGCGGGTGGTGTTCCACGACCTCGGGGTTCCTCGCTCGGTGCTGGAAGGAGAGGAGCCCGCGGCCCTGCGCCTCGACGGCGAGGCCCTGAGGCGGGTCTGGCTGGCGCCCCGGCGCCGCGATGCCCACAAGGGCCGTTTCGGCCACGTCCTCGTCGTCGGCGGCGATCACGGTTACGGTGGGGCCGCACGGTTGGCGGGCGAGGCGGCGGCGCGCTGCGGGGCCGGTCTCGTGACGGTCGCCACGCGCCCGGAGCACGTGGGGGCGATGATCGCCGCACGGCCCGAGTTGATGGCCCGAGGGGTCGAGCGGGCCTCGGACCTGGCACCGCTGCTCGCACGGGCGACGGTCGTGGCCCTGGGGCCGGGTCTCGGCCAGGGCAGCTGGGGCCGGGAGTTGGCAGCCGCCGCACTGGGGTGTGGACTGCCTCAGGTGGTCGACGCCGACGCCCTCTCCATGGCGCCGCAGGGCACGACCCTTGCCTCCCCCCGCGTTCTGACGCCGCATCCGGGCGAGGCCGCCCGGATGCTCGGCATCTCGACCGCGCAGGTGCAGGACGACCGGCTCGTGGCGGCGGCGAGCCTGCGGGAGCGCTTCGGCGCGGTCGTGGTACTGAAGGGCAACGGGACCGTCGTCGACGACGGGCAGGGTCCGCCGGCGATCTGCACGCAGGGAAACCCCGGCATGGCGACCGGGGGCATGGGAGACCTCCTGACCGGTGTCGTGGCCGGGCTCCTGGCACAGGGTGTCCCAGCGGGGGCAGCCGCGCGCCTCGGGGCGTGGCTGCACGCCGAGGCCGCGGACGCCGCGGCGCGCGGGGGTGAGCGCGGTCTTCTCCCGAGCGACCTCTTCGGCCATCTGACGAGTCTCGTGAATCCGCACCGCCCGGGGTCCGACGGTGGGCCCTGA
- the tsaE gene encoding tRNA (adenosine(37)-N6)-threonylcarbamoyltransferase complex ATPase subunit type 1 TsaE has product MTALGERLGRACSGGAIVYLTGDLGTGKTTLVRGVLRGLGHRGPVRSPTFTLVEPYAVGPLPVYHLDLYRLGDPEELEYLGLRDYLEPGVLWLVEWPERGAGHLPRPDVWVSIEYRGTGRRLELTAETDHGRRVLDQM; this is encoded by the coding sequence ATGACGGCGCTCGGGGAACGGCTGGGGCGGGCCTGTTCGGGCGGGGCGATCGTCTACCTGACCGGCGACCTCGGGACCGGCAAGACCACCCTGGTGCGAGGGGTGTTGCGGGGGCTCGGGCACCGGGGGCCGGTGCGCAGCCCCACCTTCACGCTGGTGGAGCCCTACGCGGTCGGCCCCCTCCCCGTGTACCACCTGGACCTCTACCGGCTCGGTGACCCGGAGGAACTGGAATACCTCGGGCTGCGCGACTACCTGGAGCCGGGGGTGCTCTGGCTGGTGGAGTGGCCCGAGCGCGGGGCGGGGCACCTTCCCCGTCCGGACGTGTGGGTCAGCATCGAGTACCGCGGCACGGGGCGCCGCCTGGAGCTGACGGCAGAGACCGACCACGGCCGGCGGGTCCTTGATCAAATGTAG
- a CDS encoding N-acetylmuramoyl-L-alanine amidase — protein sequence MALQERIRRLGWAVGLLVLAAAAGVARGAPADVRVAAVRAQELAERVRVTVDLSGPAEHQVFSLSSPDRVVVDLRNARPSRRLDSPPEGRILSGIRSSERGNGDLRLVLDLKEPARARTFLLRPEGAAGHRLAVELEPLRGPARASSPPARAAEPPPRDVVVAIDAGHGGVDPGAIGPTGVQEKRVVLGIARELQQLVRQERGMRAVMTRARDVFLPLRTRVATARKHKADLLVSIHADAYEDRKVSGSSVYALSPRGATNEAARWLAERENAADLVGGVKLDDKDDLLASVLLDLSQTGTIEASLNVGDRILRELRGVGELHRNSVLQAGFMVLKSPDVPSILVETAFISNPDDERRLTDARYQKSVARAILAGMRRYFDEYAPPGTLLAARRHVIGQGDSLAAVAARYQVTPDALRAANGLLSESLPVGKVLRIPADRGS from the coding sequence ATGGCTCTGCAGGAACGGATTCGGCGGCTGGGCTGGGCGGTGGGACTCCTGGTCCTCGCGGCGGCCGCAGGGGTCGCTCGGGGCGCCCCGGCGGACGTGCGGGTGGCCGCGGTCCGCGCCCAGGAGCTGGCCGAGCGGGTCCGGGTCACCGTGGATCTGTCGGGGCCGGCGGAGCACCAGGTCTTCAGCCTGAGCTCTCCGGACCGGGTGGTGGTGGACCTGCGCAACGCCCGCCCCTCGCGACGCCTGGACTCCCCGCCGGAGGGCCGCATCCTCTCCGGCATCCGTTCCTCCGAGCGGGGCAACGGAGACCTGCGTCTGGTGCTCGACCTCAAGGAGCCGGCGCGGGCCCGCACCTTCCTGCTGCGCCCCGAGGGGGCGGCCGGTCATCGCCTTGCCGTGGAGCTCGAGCCCCTGCGGGGCCCCGCCCGGGCTTCCTCTCCCCCTGCCCGGGCCGCCGAGCCGCCGCCGCGCGACGTGGTGGTCGCCATCGACGCGGGGCACGGTGGTGTGGACCCCGGTGCCATCGGACCGACGGGCGTCCAGGAGAAACGGGTCGTCCTCGGGATCGCCCGGGAGCTGCAGCAACTGGTGCGCCAGGAACGCGGGATGCGGGCGGTCATGACGCGGGCCCGGGACGTGTTTCTGCCCCTGCGGACCCGGGTGGCAACGGCCCGCAAGCACAAGGCCGACCTGCTCGTGTCGATCCACGCCGATGCCTACGAAGACCGCAAGGTGAGCGGGTCCTCGGTCTACGCCCTGTCCCCGCGCGGGGCGACCAACGAGGCGGCGCGATGGCTCGCGGAGCGCGAGAATGCCGCAGACCTGGTCGGTGGGGTGAAGCTCGACGACAAGGACGACCTGCTGGCGTCGGTGCTGCTCGACCTGTCCCAGACCGGCACCATCGAGGCGAGCCTGAACGTCGGCGACCGGATCCTCAGGGAGCTCCGCGGGGTCGGAGAGCTGCACCGCAATTCGGTCCTGCAGGCGGGCTTCATGGTCCTGAAGTCGCCGGACGTCCCCTCGATCCTGGTGGAGACCGCCTTCATCTCGAACCCCGACGACGAGCGGCGCCTGACCGATGCCCGTTACCAGAAGTCCGTCGCCCGCGCGATCCTCGCGGGGATGCGGCGTTACTTCGACGAGTATGCGCCCCCGGGCACCTTGCTCGCGGCGCGTCGGCACGTGATCGGGCAGGGCGACAGCCTGGCCGCCGTGGCCGCGCGCTATCAGGTGACGCCGGATGCCCTGCGTGCCGCGAACGGACTGCTCAGCGAGTCCCTGCCGGTGGGAAAGGTGCTCAGGATCCCGGCCGACCGCGGCTCCTGA
- the hflD gene encoding high frequency lysogenization protein HflD — protein MSPARAHTDRERAAALAGVFQAARLVTRVARHGDAPTGALEASLASVLQLDAESVEAVFGSAAGIAEGLTTMLQQLSPGTGARNLEVTRYVIGILHLERKLSRRQDLLQRIREGLETLLAGPGTPAPGAAETVERLAQIYLATVATLGPRIMVHGEPTLLARPENASRIRALLLAGVRAAVLWRQCGGSRLGLLLGRQRILRAARELL, from the coding sequence GTGAGCCCCGCGCGCGCCCACACCGACCGGGAGCGCGCAGCCGCCCTCGCCGGCGTCTTCCAGGCCGCCCGTCTGGTGACCCGCGTCGCGCGTCACGGGGACGCACCCACGGGCGCCCTCGAGGCAAGCCTCGCGAGCGTCCTGCAGCTCGACGCCGAATCCGTGGAAGCCGTCTTCGGCAGTGCGGCGGGAATCGCCGAGGGGCTCACGACGATGCTCCAGCAGTTGTCCCCGGGTACTGGCGCCCGCAACCTGGAGGTCACCCGCTACGTCATCGGGATCCTGCACCTGGAACGCAAGCTGTCCCGCCGCCAGGACCTGCTGCAGCGGATTCGAGAAGGACTGGAGACCCTGCTCGCCGGTCCCGGCACCCCCGCCCCGGGAGCGGCCGAGACGGTCGAGCGGCTGGCCCAGATCTACCTGGCGACGGTCGCCACGCTCGGCCCGAGGATCATGGTCCACGGGGAACCGACCCTTCTCGCGCGCCCGGAGAATGCGAGCCGGATCCGTGCACTGCTGCTTGCCGGGGTGCGGGCCGCGGTCCTCTGGAGGCAGTGCGGAGGGTCGCGCCTCGGCTTGCTCCTCGGACGACAACGGATCCTGAGGGCGGCGAGGGAACTGCTCTGA
- the mnmA gene encoding tRNA 2-thiouridine(34) synthase MnmA — MSPSPRPTEPAVTVGLSGGVDSAVSALLLQRRGARVSAVFMKNWEADDRDGYCAAAEDLADARAVSERLGVPLDAVNFSSAYWDRVFERFLADHQAGLTPNPDVLCNQEIKFHAFLEHSLGRGADRIATGHYARVARVGGRFRLLRGADREKDQTYFLYTLGQDALARVEFPVGHLTKPEVRRLAAEAGLPNHARKGSTGICFIGERRFRPFLARFLPRSPGEIHNVAGEVVGHHEGLAFYTLGQRRGLGIGGRQGARAAPWFVLAKDLDRNVLVVAQDHDHPALLSSLLTLRELHWVAGSAPAAHLECTARIRYRQAEQPCRATPLPGDRCRVEFARPQWAATPGQSVVFYDGDECLGGGVIEQADPGAGAGGSP; from the coding sequence ATGAGCCCCTCCCCCCGACCCACCGAGCCTGCGGTCACCGTCGGCCTGTCCGGCGGGGTCGACTCCGCCGTCTCCGCCCTCCTCCTCCAGCGCCGGGGCGCCCGGGTCTCTGCCGTGTTCATGAAGAACTGGGAGGCGGACGACCGCGACGGGTACTGCGCCGCGGCCGAGGACCTGGCGGACGCGCGGGCCGTGTCCGAGCGTCTCGGTGTGCCGCTCGACGCCGTCAATTTCTCGAGCGCCTACTGGGACCGGGTGTTCGAGCGCTTCCTCGCGGACCACCAGGCCGGCCTGACGCCGAATCCGGACGTGCTCTGCAACCAGGAGATCAAATTCCACGCCTTCCTCGAGCACTCCCTGGGCCGCGGTGCCGACCGCATCGCGACCGGCCACTACGCCCGGGTCGCGCGCGTGGGGGGGCGCTTTCGCCTGCTGCGGGGCGCAGACCGGGAGAAGGACCAGACGTACTTCCTCTACACCCTCGGGCAGGACGCGCTGGCACGGGTCGAGTTCCCCGTGGGGCACCTGACCAAGCCCGAGGTGCGCCGGCTCGCGGCCGAGGCTGGGCTGCCCAACCACGCGCGCAAGGGCAGCACCGGGATCTGCTTCATCGGCGAGCGCCGCTTCCGGCCCTTCCTGGCGCGGTTCCTCCCGCGCAGCCCCGGTGAGATCCACAACGTGGCGGGAGAAGTCGTCGGGCACCACGAGGGGCTCGCCTTCTACACCCTCGGGCAGCGGCGCGGGTTGGGCATCGGTGGCCGCCAGGGCGCCCGGGCGGCACCCTGGTTCGTGCTCGCCAAAGACCTGGACCGCAACGTCCTCGTGGTCGCCCAGGACCACGATCACCCGGCCCTGCTGAGCTCGCTCCTCACCCTGCGGGAGCTTCACTGGGTGGCAGGGAGCGCACCGGCGGCTCACCTCGAGTGCACCGCACGCATCCGGTACCGGCAGGCGGAGCAGCCTTGCCGCGCGACTCCCCTTCCCGGAGACCGCTGCCGAGTGGAATTCGCCCGCCCCCAGTGGGCCGCTACACCTGGCCAGTCCGTCGTCTTCTACGACGGCGACGAGTGTCTCGGCGGCGGAGTCATCGAGCAGGCCGACCCCGGCGCCGGGGCCGGGGGGTCCCCGTGA